A single genomic interval of Zobellia nedashkovskayae harbors:
- a CDS encoding ComF family protein, whose product MLTNILNDINSVLAPRVCFGCNAHLNGGEKLLCTICRNDLPLTDYTFNDENPVDRIFYGRINIKKASSMLFFSEKGIVRELIHHLKYKNQEEVGTFLGDWYGQVLKENHELLNSIDLIIPVPLHKKKLRQRGYNQVASFAQRLAFHLNADYVDNILIKTANTKTQTKKGRIGRWQNTKDLYTLSDPSYLKDKRILLVDDVITTGATMEICARTLAQATNTTLYITSMAVVP is encoded by the coding sequence ATGTTAACAAATATACTAAATGATATCAATTCCGTCTTAGCGCCAAGGGTGTGTTTTGGATGTAATGCTCATTTAAACGGAGGAGAGAAACTACTCTGTACCATTTGCCGAAACGATTTACCGCTTACCGATTACACTTTTAACGATGAAAACCCAGTTGACCGTATATTTTATGGTAGAATTAACATAAAAAAAGCAAGTTCAATGCTTTTTTTCTCTGAAAAAGGTATCGTTCGTGAGCTTATTCACCATTTAAAGTACAAAAATCAAGAAGAGGTAGGCACATTTTTGGGAGATTGGTATGGGCAAGTCTTAAAAGAAAATCATGAACTCCTAAATAGTATAGACCTCATTATACCTGTTCCTTTACACAAGAAAAAACTTAGACAACGCGGATACAATCAAGTAGCATCTTTTGCACAACGGCTGGCCTTTCATCTTAATGCTGATTATGTAGATAATATTCTAATCAAAACAGCAAATACAAAAACACAGACCAAAAAAGGAAGAATTGGCAGGTGGCAAAACACCAAAGACCTATATACGTTATCAGATCCAAGTTATTTAAAAGACAAGCGTATTCTACTTGTGGATGATGTTATCACTACCGGTGCCACTATGGAAATTTGTGCAAGAACTTTGGCACAAGCAACAAATACAACTCTGTACATTACAAGTATGGCCGTAGTGCCATAA
- a CDS encoding glycine--tRNA ligase, which translates to MAKQEDDFKRVISHAKEYGYVFQSSEIYDGLSAVYDYAQNGSELKKNIREYWWMAMVQLNENIVGIDSAIFMHPTTWKASGHVDAFSDPLIDNKDSKKRYRADVLVEDHVAKIEGKIEKEVAKAAKRFGDKFDKEQFLATNPRVVDYQEQATTILKRLGQSLEKEDLADVKRLIEELDIACPMSGSKNWTDVKQFNLMFGTKLGATTETAMDLYLRPETAQGIFVNFLNVQKTGRMKIPFGIAQTGKAFRNEIVARQFIFRMREFEQMEMQYFIKPGTQQEWYEKWKEKRMKWHLSLGMGQDSYRFHDHEKLAHYADAASDIEFRFPFGFKELEGIHSRTDFDLSSHEKFSGRKLQYFDPETRESYVPYVLETSIGLDRMFLAVFSNSLKEEELENGTTRTVLKLPAVLAPTKAAIFPLVKKDGLPEIAHDIIKDLKWDFNVIYDEKDAVGRRYRRQDANGTPFCITVDHQTKEDNTVTIRHRDSMEQERVEISKLKSIIHAAVDMKGWLMKMEES; encoded by the coding sequence ATGGCAAAACAAGAAGACGATTTTAAGAGGGTAATTTCCCATGCAAAGGAATATGGTTATGTATTCCAATCTAGTGAAATTTATGACGGGTTAAGTGCCGTTTACGATTACGCGCAGAACGGTTCTGAACTCAAAAAAAATATAAGGGAGTATTGGTGGATGGCTATGGTACAGCTAAATGAAAATATTGTGGGAATTGATTCCGCAATTTTCATGCACCCTACTACTTGGAAAGCTTCCGGTCATGTAGATGCCTTTAGTGATCCATTAATAGACAATAAGGATTCTAAAAAAAGATACCGTGCAGACGTGCTAGTTGAAGATCACGTAGCAAAAATTGAAGGTAAGATAGAAAAAGAAGTGGCCAAGGCAGCTAAACGCTTTGGTGATAAATTTGATAAAGAGCAGTTCTTGGCTACAAATCCAAGAGTTGTTGATTATCAAGAACAAGCAACGACTATTTTAAAAAGGTTGGGTCAATCTTTGGAAAAAGAAGATTTAGCAGATGTCAAAAGACTGATTGAGGAGTTAGATATTGCCTGTCCTATGTCAGGTTCTAAGAATTGGACAGATGTAAAGCAGTTTAACCTTATGTTCGGTACTAAACTGGGAGCAACTACAGAGACCGCAATGGATCTTTATTTGCGCCCTGAAACTGCTCAAGGTATTTTTGTAAACTTTTTGAATGTTCAGAAAACGGGTAGAATGAAAATTCCTTTTGGTATTGCCCAGACAGGAAAAGCATTCCGTAACGAAATTGTAGCACGACAGTTTATCTTTCGTATGCGCGAGTTTGAACAGATGGAAATGCAATACTTCATTAAACCAGGTACACAGCAAGAATGGTATGAAAAATGGAAAGAGAAGCGCATGAAGTGGCACCTCTCTTTAGGAATGGGGCAAGACAGCTATCGTTTCCATGATCACGAGAAATTAGCTCATTATGCAGATGCTGCTTCGGATATAGAATTCCGTTTTCCTTTTGGATTTAAGGAACTTGAAGGAATACACTCACGAACCGATTTTGATTTATCCAGTCACGAGAAATTTTCTGGTAGAAAACTACAATATTTTGACCCTGAAACTAGGGAAAGTTATGTGCCGTACGTACTTGAGACCTCCATTGGTCTAGATCGTATGTTCTTGGCTGTTTTTTCTAATTCTTTAAAAGAAGAAGAGTTAGAGAATGGAACAACTAGAACGGTCTTAAAATTACCTGCTGTTTTGGCACCTACTAAAGCTGCAATATTTCCATTGGTAAAAAAAGATGGCTTACCTGAGATTGCACATGACATTATTAAAGACCTTAAGTGGGATTTTAATGTTATATATGATGAGAAAGATGCTGTTGGACGCCGTTATAGAAGACAAGATGCCAATGGTACTCCTTTCTGTATAACTGTTGATCACCAGACAAAAGAAGATAATACGGTAACCATTCGTCACCGTGATTCTATGGAGCAAGAACGTGTTGAAATATCGAAATTAAAATCGATTATTCATGCAGCTGTAGATATGAAAGGCTGGTTAATGAAGATGGAAGAGTCTTAG
- a CDS encoding TonB-dependent receptor family protein has translation MKSIFTALILIFFIQITEAQSPVQKDSVTVLKEVVLTDTIIKKQATGIVPSSIIGIKSFQNYSPVDMVSAINQIPGVFVLSGALNTNKITIRGIGARSQFGTDKLQLYYNDIPLTNGTGSSTIETYDLENLDGIEIIKGPKGTAYGTGLGGAIILHSGENTKEATSLENNFTTGSYGLIKNNLRFSHSNNRLALMVRYGHMETDGYRENNRFERDGILVNTSYKINSKSKVSFLLNHIDYSAQIPSSISRSAFDEDPKQAAFTWKSAQGFEDNNYTLAGFSYQHEFSSRLENTTSIFYTYLDHYEPRPFNILDEITNGYGFRTRFSGNFNFLQRKAKYTFGAELYKDEYNWGTFDNLYEENNGNGSLKGGRISDNKEFRRKFNGFGSLTLPLTDEFTAQIGLNINKTHYDFRDKFNSGSDNKNAKRDFKAIVLPSLDLNYKLNEYHFIYANISRGFSNPSLERSLTPEGVINPDIAQETGINYELGGQFNFFNKKLHVDLAVYRMNIENLLVDQRIGEDQYIGKNAGSTKHQGIDLELSYTIALTPNLQMRPFINYTLSDFSFVEFIDGENDFSGNPLTGVPKNRLNSGLQMQMNNGFYWNTTHQYVDKISLTDANTLYSDAFNVLNTKIGYKKQLSSRFTIGLNLGINNIFDTEYAQSVLINATGFGGSEPRYYYPGNGRNWYGSLKLGIRI, from the coding sequence ATGAAGTCGATTTTCACAGCCCTTATTCTTATTTTTTTTATACAAATCACAGAGGCACAAAGTCCTGTTCAAAAAGATAGTGTTACCGTATTAAAGGAAGTAGTTCTAACCGATACAATTATAAAAAAACAGGCCACGGGAATTGTTCCATCTTCAATTATAGGTATAAAAAGTTTTCAGAATTACAGCCCAGTAGATATGGTTTCTGCTATTAATCAAATACCAGGGGTCTTCGTTCTTTCCGGAGCTTTAAACACTAACAAAATTACAATTAGGGGTATTGGCGCTCGTTCCCAGTTCGGGACGGACAAGCTTCAGCTTTATTATAATGATATACCCCTAACAAATGGAACAGGATCATCTACCATTGAGACTTACGATTTAGAAAATTTAGACGGCATAGAGATCATTAAAGGTCCAAAAGGCACTGCATATGGCACAGGTCTTGGGGGCGCCATTATATTACACTCAGGAGAAAACACTAAAGAAGCTACTAGCCTTGAGAATAATTTCACAACAGGTTCATACGGGCTTATAAAGAACAATCTTAGATTCTCTCATTCGAATAACAGATTAGCATTAATGGTTCGTTATGGACATATGGAAACCGATGGGTACCGAGAGAATAACAGGTTTGAACGCGATGGAATTTTAGTAAACACATCGTATAAAATTAATTCAAAAAGTAAGGTTTCATTTTTACTAAACCATATTGATTATTCAGCACAAATACCTAGCTCCATAAGTCGTTCTGCATTTGATGAAGACCCAAAACAAGCAGCTTTTACTTGGAAATCAGCACAAGGTTTTGAGGATAACAATTATACTTTAGCCGGATTTTCATACCAACATGAATTTAGCTCTAGATTAGAAAACACCACAAGCATTTTTTACACCTATCTTGACCATTATGAACCAAGACCCTTCAATATTTTGGATGAAATCACTAATGGTTATGGCTTTAGAACTCGGTTTTCAGGAAATTTTAATTTTCTGCAAAGAAAAGCGAAGTACACCTTTGGAGCAGAACTTTATAAAGATGAATACAATTGGGGTACGTTTGATAATCTATACGAAGAGAATAACGGTAATGGCAGCTTAAAGGGAGGGCGCATTAGTGATAATAAAGAATTTCGCAGAAAATTTAATGGTTTTGGTTCCTTAACGCTTCCCCTTACAGATGAGTTCACTGCCCAAATAGGCCTAAATATCAACAAGACCCATTATGATTTTAGAGACAAATTCAATTCAGGTTCTGATAACAAAAATGCTAAACGCGACTTTAAAGCGATAGTACTACCGAGCCTTGATTTAAATTACAAACTGAATGAATACCATTTTATATACGCCAATATTAGCCGCGGCTTCTCTAACCCAAGTCTAGAAAGATCATTAACTCCAGAAGGTGTCATCAACCCTGACATTGCACAAGAAACAGGAATTAATTATGAACTTGGAGGTCAGTTTAATTTCTTCAATAAGAAACTTCACGTAGACCTCGCCGTCTATCGCATGAACATTGAAAACCTTTTGGTGGACCAAAGAATTGGCGAAGACCAGTATATTGGAAAAAATGCAGGAAGCACCAAACACCAAGGAATAGATTTAGAATTAAGCTACACTATTGCACTCACCCCTAACCTTCAAATGAGACCGTTCATAAATTATACGTTGAGTGACTTCAGCTTTGTAGAATTTATTGATGGAGAAAATGATTTTTCTGGAAACCCGTTAACAGGTGTGCCAAAAAACCGATTAAATTCTGGTCTTCAGATGCAAATGAACAACGGATTCTATTGGAATACCACTCACCAATATGTAGATAAAATATCATTGACAGATGCTAACACGCTATACAGTGATGCATTCAATGTACTAAACACAAAAATTGGATACAAAAAGCAACTATCCTCGCGTTTCACGATTGGGCTTAATCTCGGTATCAATAATATTTTTGATACAGAATATGCCCAATCGGTTCTAATTAACGCTACAGGATTCGGTGGCAGTGAGCCTCGTTATTATTACCCTGGAAACGGGCGTAATTGGTACGGAAGCCTGAAATTAGGGATACGAATCTAA
- a CDS encoding exodeoxyribonuclease III: MKIVSYNVNGIRAALNKGFIEWLQAVDPDVVCLQEIKAMEEQLDLSLFEEAGYKYNYWFSAQKKGYSGTAILSKTQPDTVQKGTGIDYMDFEGRNIRADFGDISIMSMYLPSGTNLARLDLKLQYMADFQEYADGLRKTRPNLIVLGDYNICHKAIDIHDPVRNKNVSGFLPVEREWMGDFMNSGFIDSFRHFNEEPDNYTWWSYRANSRNNNKGWRLDYAMVADSLRGRLKRSVILAEAKHSDHCPILVEIDMV, from the coding sequence GTGAAGATAGTATCGTATAACGTAAACGGCATTCGTGCTGCATTGAACAAGGGTTTTATAGAGTGGTTGCAAGCGGTTGATCCAGATGTAGTTTGTCTTCAGGAAATAAAGGCTATGGAGGAGCAGTTAGACCTTTCTCTTTTTGAAGAGGCGGGCTATAAATACAATTACTGGTTCAGTGCGCAAAAGAAGGGGTATAGCGGTACCGCTATTCTATCTAAAACGCAACCAGATACTGTCCAAAAAGGAACGGGTATAGATTATATGGATTTTGAAGGACGTAATATTAGGGCAGATTTTGGTGATATTTCAATCATGAGCATGTATCTCCCTTCAGGTACTAATTTGGCGCGTTTAGATCTCAAATTGCAGTATATGGCAGATTTTCAAGAATATGCAGATGGTCTTAGGAAAACACGTCCCAATCTAATTGTTTTAGGCGATTATAATATTTGTCATAAAGCAATAGATATTCATGATCCCGTTCGTAATAAGAATGTATCTGGTTTTCTACCTGTTGAACGAGAGTGGATGGGCGATTTCATGAATAGCGGATTTATTGATAGCTTCCGTCATTTCAACGAAGAACCCGATAATTATACTTGGTGGAGTTACCGAGCCAATTCTAGAAACAATAATAAAGGATGGCGTTTGGATTATGCCATGGTAGCCGATTCTTTAAGGGGTCGATTAAAACGATCAGTAATACTCGCAGAAGCCAAACATAGTGATCATTGTCCTATTTTGGTAGAGATTGATATGGTTTAA